One Pectobacterium polaris DNA window includes the following coding sequences:
- the phnG gene encoding phosphonate C-P lyase system protein PhnG yields the protein MDTLTRRQRWLSVLAFSPVAELEKRWHALNLHPQYALLRAAEIGLTRLQARMGGTGKRFVLGDMTITRAVVRLADGTCGYSYVAGRDKAHAERCAVIDALLQQPENHDRLQEHLIEPLAAQRAELCEQRAREIASSKVDFFTLVRGDN from the coding sequence ATGGATACGCTAACACGCCGTCAACGCTGGCTCTCGGTGCTGGCATTCAGCCCGGTTGCCGAGCTGGAAAAACGCTGGCACGCACTCAATTTACACCCGCAGTACGCCCTGCTGCGCGCCGCTGAAATTGGCCTGACTCGCCTACAGGCGAGAATGGGGGGAACGGGCAAGCGCTTTGTGCTGGGAGATATGACGATCACTCGTGCCGTGGTGCGTCTGGCAGACGGTACGTGCGGGTATAGCTATGTGGCTGGGCGCGATAAAGCCCATGCCGAGCGCTGTGCCGTTATTGATGCTCTGTTGCAACAGCCTGAAAACCACGATCGGTTACAGGAGCATCTCATCGAGCCTCTGGCGGCGCAGCGTGCCGAGCTGTGTGAACAGCGCGCGCGTGAAATTGCCAGCAGCAAGGTCGATTTCTTCACGTTGGTTCGCGGAGATAACTGA
- the phnL gene encoding phosphonate C-P lyase system protein PhnL: MNTQLRVEHLYKVFVLHNQHGAALPVLHDANFEVKAGECVVLDGHSGSGKSTLLRSLYANYQPNSGHIWVKHHHHWVDLVNAPSRQILAIRRDTIGWVSQFLRVIPRVSTLDVVIQPLLERGMARAECEERARQLLARLNVPERLWSLPPSTFSGGEQQRVNIARGFIADYPILLLDEPTASLDSGNSNVVVQLIEEAREGGAAIVGIFHDGAVRNRLATHLHAMQPYPGVQQHDYQ, from the coding sequence ATGAACACACAGCTTCGCGTTGAGCATCTTTATAAAGTCTTCGTGTTACACAATCAGCACGGCGCTGCGTTGCCCGTGTTGCATGACGCTAATTTTGAGGTCAAGGCAGGGGAGTGCGTGGTGCTGGATGGTCATTCCGGCAGTGGTAAATCGACGCTGCTCCGTTCGCTGTATGCCAACTACCAGCCTAACAGCGGCCATATCTGGGTAAAGCATCACCATCACTGGGTCGATCTGGTGAACGCTCCGTCACGGCAAATTCTTGCCATTCGCCGCGACACCATTGGCTGGGTTAGCCAGTTTTTACGGGTGATTCCTCGCGTCTCCACGCTGGATGTCGTCATTCAGCCCCTGCTGGAGCGTGGTATGGCGCGTGCCGAGTGTGAGGAGCGCGCCAGACAGTTGCTCGCCCGGCTCAACGTACCAGAGCGACTCTGGTCGCTACCGCCATCAACTTTCTCCGGTGGTGAACAGCAGCGGGTGAATATTGCTCGGGGATTTATCGCCGATTATCCCATTCTCCTGCTGGATGAACCCACTGCCTCACTGGACAGCGGCAATAGCAATGTGGTGGTTCAATTGATTGAAGAAGCCCGTGAGGGCGGGGCGGCGATTGTCGGCATTTTCCATGACGGTGCGGTGCGTAACCGGCTCGCCACGCATTTACACGCTATGCAACCTTATCCCGGGGTGCAGCAACATGATTATCAATAA
- the phnE gene encoding phosphonate ABC transporter, permease protein PhnE has product MRTVTSPDVEQLKKQHPDLFRIQSRYLRRVMLLALVVTLYYLFFFQTFGISWQQWANGSAQLGRYFLRMFVWHDFLNWPFGYYLSQIAITLSIVFAGTVTATCIALLLSFFAARNIMQRRGLRPIALLVRCLLDMMRGIDMAIWGLIFVRAVGLGPLAGLLAIVMQDIGLLGKLYAEGHEAVERSPGRGLSALGATALQKHRFGIFTQSFPIILALSLYQIESNTRSAAVLGFVGAGGIGLVYAENMRLWNWDVVMFITLILVAIVMVMDGISSWLRRRYITGKDIPLFQPKNSDAHN; this is encoded by the coding sequence ATGAGAACCGTAACGTCGCCTGATGTCGAACAATTGAAAAAGCAGCATCCTGACCTGTTTCGCATACAGTCGCGCTATCTACGCCGAGTTATGCTGCTGGCGCTGGTGGTCACGCTGTATTACCTGTTTTTTTTCCAGACCTTTGGCATCAGCTGGCAGCAGTGGGCCAATGGCTCGGCGCAGCTGGGACGCTATTTTTTACGCATGTTTGTCTGGCATGACTTCCTCAACTGGCCCTTTGGTTACTACCTGTCGCAAATTGCCATCACGCTGTCGATCGTGTTTGCGGGAACGGTAACGGCGACCTGTATCGCACTGTTACTCTCCTTCTTTGCGGCGCGTAACATCATGCAGCGCCGCGGATTACGGCCGATTGCGCTGCTGGTGCGGTGCCTGTTGGACATGATGCGCGGTATTGATATGGCGATTTGGGGGCTGATATTCGTGCGAGCCGTCGGGCTGGGGCCGCTGGCAGGGCTGTTGGCTATCGTGATGCAGGATATTGGCCTGCTCGGCAAGCTCTACGCCGAAGGGCACGAAGCCGTCGAACGTTCACCCGGACGAGGCCTGAGCGCATTAGGTGCCACTGCGTTGCAAAAACACCGTTTTGGTATCTTCACGCAGTCGTTCCCCATCATTCTGGCGCTCAGTCTCTACCAGATTGAATCCAATACCCGCTCTGCCGCTGTATTAGGGTTTGTCGGCGCGGGGGGCATCGGGCTGGTTTATGCGGAGAACATGCGCTTATGGAACTGGGATGTGGTGATGTTTATCACCCTGATTTTAGTCGCGATAGTGATGGTTATGGATGGGATATCGTCTTGGTTGCGTAGGCGCTATATCACGGGCAAGGATATTCCGCTGTTTCAGCCCAAAAACAGCGATGCCCATAATTAA
- the phnH gene encoding phosphonate C-P lyase system protein PhnH, translating to MSIQASFAQPVADAQCTFRRILKAVSEPGVMVTLPLQQGWGRLSPASTAVMLTLVDRDTPLWLDDALDDDTLRSNLRFHTGAILTRDESAAFALLHVSSATAIALSRFSAGDVMSPEKSTTVIIEVTSLTGGTPLCLSGPGLETSRVVDPQLSPDIVRYLCHRPDPFPQGIDLMFTCADALMALPRTTHVEVC from the coding sequence ATGTCTATACAGGCGAGCTTTGCGCAGCCGGTGGCTGACGCGCAGTGTACTTTTCGGCGCATCCTCAAAGCCGTTAGCGAGCCGGGCGTAATGGTGACCTTACCGTTACAGCAAGGCTGGGGGAGGCTTTCTCCCGCTTCGACGGCGGTGATGCTGACGCTGGTCGATCGCGACACGCCGCTCTGGCTGGATGACGCATTGGATGATGACACCCTCCGCAGCAATCTGCGTTTTCATACCGGTGCGATATTGACCCGCGATGAATCGGCGGCCTTCGCCTTGCTTCACGTTTCGTCAGCCACGGCTATCGCGCTGTCGCGGTTTTCTGCTGGTGACGTCATGTCGCCGGAAAAGAGTACCACGGTCATCATCGAGGTCACTTCCCTGACCGGCGGCACGCCGCTGTGCCTGAGCGGGCCGGGGTTGGAAACCTCACGCGTCGTTGATCCGCAATTGTCGCCGGACATCGTGCGCTATCTCTGTCACCGTCCCGATCCCTTTCCGCAAGGTATCGATCTGATGTTCACCTGTGCGGATGCCCTGATGGCATTACCGCGCACCACCCACGTGGAGGTCTGCTGA
- the phnE gene encoding phosphonate ABC transporter, permease protein PhnE, which yields MNNDFEQYYQQIKGRQKREALLWSLLLACLFLGAGKVAEFSPATIWSSLPSFFSYLRDTLPVLHWQQLLANAHTEGSLAYWGYRLPIQLPLIWETLQMALASTIVAVAVATMLAFCAAANTQSSMLLRVTIRALVAFLRTMPELGWAVMFVMAFGIGAMPGFIALALHTVGSLTKLFYESLESASDRPVRGLASCGANKLQIMRFAFWPQVKPIFLSYSFMRMEINFRSSTILGLVGAGGIGQELMTNIKLDRYDQVSMTLLLILVVVSLLDGLSGYLRRRVVEGQ from the coding sequence TTGAATAATGACTTTGAGCAATATTATCAACAGATTAAAGGGCGACAGAAGCGTGAAGCGCTACTGTGGTCTTTACTGCTAGCCTGCCTGTTTCTGGGAGCGGGCAAGGTCGCTGAATTCAGCCCCGCGACCATTTGGTCTTCTCTGCCGAGTTTTTTCAGCTACTTGCGCGATACGCTACCTGTGCTGCACTGGCAGCAGCTTCTGGCGAATGCTCACACCGAAGGCTCTCTGGCTTATTGGGGATATCGGCTGCCGATACAGCTGCCGCTGATCTGGGAAACGCTGCAAATGGCGCTGGCTTCCACGATCGTTGCGGTGGCAGTTGCCACGATGCTGGCATTCTGTGCCGCCGCGAATACGCAAAGTTCGATGCTGCTGCGTGTGACTATTCGCGCGCTGGTGGCGTTTTTACGCACCATGCCGGAGCTGGGTTGGGCGGTCATGTTTGTCATGGCGTTTGGTATTGGCGCCATGCCCGGCTTTATTGCGCTGGCGCTACACACCGTCGGCAGCTTAACCAAACTGTTTTATGAGTCTTTGGAAAGTGCTTCCGATCGGCCAGTACGCGGTCTGGCAAGCTGTGGTGCCAATAAGCTCCAGATTATGCGTTTCGCCTTCTGGCCACAGGTAAAGCCGATTTTTCTCTCCTACAGCTTTATGCGCATGGAGATTAATTTCCGTTCCTCCACCATTCTTGGTCTGGTTGGCGCGGGCGGTATCGGTCAGGAACTGATGACCAACATTAAGCTCGATCGCTACGATCAGGTCAGTATGACGTTATTGCTGATTCTTGTTGTGGTCTCGCTGCTGGATGGTTTATCCGGCTATTTACGCCGCCGCGTAGTAGAAGGACAGTGA
- the phnC gene encoding phosphonate ABC transporter ATP-binding protein — protein MAQAQLKSGLEFKTQLQPVQPQKVLSVRGVGKAWSPQHRVLDDVNFDLHTGEFVAVIGRSGAGKSTLLHLLNGTISASGGEIINYSGEQPQDIIKLSSRQIRQWRAHCGMIFQDFCLVPRLDVLTNVLLGRLSQTSTLKSLFRVFSDEDRARAIELLQWLNMLPQALQRAENLSGGQMQRVAICRALMQQPRILLADEPVASLDPKNTRRIMDVLREVSQQGISVMVNLHSVDLVKHYCTRVIGIAQGRIVFDGHPTQLDEPLLHTLYGDELNAH, from the coding sequence ATGGCACAGGCACAATTGAAATCTGGCCTCGAATTCAAAACGCAGTTGCAGCCCGTTCAGCCGCAAAAGGTGCTGTCCGTTCGCGGCGTAGGGAAAGCGTGGTCTCCACAACATCGGGTGCTAGACGACGTTAACTTCGATCTGCACACGGGAGAATTCGTTGCCGTCATTGGCCGTTCTGGCGCGGGAAAATCGACGCTGCTGCATCTGTTAAACGGCACGATTTCAGCCTCTGGCGGTGAAATCATCAATTACAGCGGTGAGCAGCCACAGGATATTATCAAGCTAAGCTCGCGCCAGATACGCCAATGGCGCGCTCATTGCGGCATGATTTTTCAGGATTTCTGTCTGGTGCCGCGGCTGGATGTCCTCACTAACGTCTTGCTGGGCCGCCTTAGCCAAACCTCCACGCTCAAGTCACTCTTTCGTGTGTTTTCCGACGAAGACCGCGCTCGCGCCATCGAGTTGTTGCAATGGTTAAACATGCTGCCACAGGCGTTACAACGCGCGGAAAACCTCTCAGGCGGCCAGATGCAGCGTGTCGCTATCTGTCGGGCTCTCATGCAGCAGCCCAGAATTTTGCTGGCCGATGAACCGGTCGCGTCGCTCGATCCCAAAAATACCCGCCGCATCATGGATGTCTTGCGGGAAGTGAGTCAGCAGGGAATTAGCGTGATGGTTAACCTGCACTCGGTGGATCTGGTGAAGCATTACTGCACGCGGGTTATCGGGATCGCCCAAGGGCGCATTGTTTTTGACGGGCATCCAACGCAATTGGATGAGCCGCTGCTTCATACGCTGTATGGCGATGAACTGAACGCACATTAA
- the phnK gene encoding phosphonate C-P lyase system protein PhnK produces MNRSEQPLLAVNNLTHLYAPEKGFEEVSFELFPGEVLGIVGESGSGKTTLLQAISARLTPQQGTIDYQGRDLYRLSESERRRLLRTEWGVVHQYPLDGLRPQVSAGGNIGERLMAAGQRHYGEIRQQASQWLQDVEIPVARIDDLPTTFSGGMQQRLQIARSLVTRPKLVFMDEPTGGLDVSVQARLLDLLRTLVRELNLAVVIVTHDLGVARMLAHHLIVMKQGRVVESGLIDRVLDDPRHPYTQLLVSSVLS; encoded by the coding sequence ATGAATCGCAGTGAACAGCCGCTGCTTGCGGTCAATAACCTGACGCACCTTTATGCGCCGGAAAAGGGTTTTGAAGAGGTCTCGTTCGAGCTTTTTCCAGGGGAAGTTTTGGGGATCGTCGGTGAGTCAGGATCGGGGAAAACCACGCTATTACAAGCGATCTCGGCACGGTTAACGCCACAGCAGGGAACGATTGACTATCAGGGGCGCGATTTATATCGCCTGAGCGAAAGTGAGCGGCGACGTTTGCTTCGCACCGAGTGGGGCGTGGTGCATCAGTATCCGCTCGATGGCCTGCGCCCGCAGGTTTCGGCCGGCGGCAATATTGGTGAACGGCTGATGGCCGCTGGGCAGCGCCACTACGGTGAGATTCGCCAGCAGGCAAGCCAGTGGTTACAGGACGTTGAGATCCCGGTCGCGCGTATTGACGATCTGCCCACCACCTTTTCTGGCGGGATGCAGCAGCGCCTGCAAATTGCCCGCAGTCTGGTGACACGCCCTAAATTGGTCTTCATGGACGAACCGACCGGCGGGCTCGATGTTTCCGTACAGGCTCGTCTGCTGGATCTCTTACGTACTCTGGTGCGTGAACTGAATCTGGCGGTGGTGATCGTGACGCATGATTTGGGCGTCGCGCGGATGCTGGCTCACCACCTGATCGTGATGAAACAAGGGCGGGTTGTCGAAAGCGGCCTGATTGACCGCGTACTGGACGATCCTAGACACCCTTATACGCAACTGCTGGTTTCGTCAGTCCTGAGCTGA
- the phnF gene encoding phosphonate metabolism transcriptional regulator PhnF, which translates to MQLSRHPTTLYQAIAARLEEELRERYKCGDYLPSEKQLATHYAVNRHTLRRAVDDLVKKGLVQRRHGVGILVLMRPYDYPLHAQAHFSQNLLEQGSNPSSERLFAMLTPASQEIATTLGCGEGDNVIHLRTLRRVNGIPVCVINHFLPNLSWWPHLQQFNSGSLHDFITERLNQTLVRTQTRISTRLAQAKESRLLEIDAQAPLLCLRTLNKTANGEIAEYSVSLTRGDMIELTLEH; encoded by the coding sequence ATGCAGTTGTCCAGACATCCGACCACGCTCTATCAGGCGATTGCCGCCCGGTTAGAAGAAGAGCTACGCGAACGCTACAAATGTGGCGACTACCTCCCCTCTGAAAAGCAACTGGCGACGCACTACGCCGTTAATCGCCATACGTTACGCCGAGCCGTGGATGATTTGGTGAAAAAGGGGCTGGTTCAACGCCGTCACGGCGTGGGGATCTTGGTGCTTATGCGGCCTTATGATTACCCGCTGCATGCGCAGGCCCACTTTAGCCAGAACCTGTTGGAGCAAGGCAGTAATCCCTCCAGCGAACGACTCTTTGCCATGCTGACTCCGGCCAGTCAGGAGATTGCCACCACGCTGGGCTGTGGCGAAGGCGACAACGTCATCCATTTGCGCACGCTGCGCCGGGTGAACGGCATTCCCGTCTGCGTCATTAACCATTTCCTGCCCAATCTTTCCTGGTGGCCGCACCTACAGCAGTTTAATAGCGGCTCGCTGCACGACTTTATTACCGAGCGACTGAATCAGACGCTGGTTCGCACGCAAACGCGCATCAGTACGCGTCTGGCTCAGGCTAAAGAGAGTCGGCTGTTGGAAATCGACGCGCAGGCACCGCTGCTGTGTTTGCGCACGCTGAATAAAACCGCAAACGGTGAGATCGCCGAGTACTCCGTCAGCCTGACGCGCGGCGATATGATCGAACTGACGCTGGAGCACTAG
- a CDS encoding carbon-phosphorus lyase complex subunit PhnI — MYVAVKGGEKAIENAHRLQEDLRRGDRDIPEIGCQQVEQQLGLAVDRVMTEGGIYDRELAALAIKQASGDIVEAIFLLRAYRTTLPRLADSLPLITANMRIERRISAVYKDVPGGQVLGPTYDYTHRLLDFTLLANGDTPTPCVADIPLEATCPLIFDLMTREGFAIREEDDGSEPCDITRDPPSYPAPRSARLQQLVRGDEGFLLALSYSTQRGYGRTHPFAGEIRTGFVTVEIVPEELGFPLEVGEILLTECEMVNGFTDRDEDAPHFTRGYGLVFGRAERKAMSMALVDRALQTAEHHERVTSPAQDEEFVLSHADNVEAAGFVSHLKLPHYVDFQAELELLKRLRQEYQEGKDA, encoded by the coding sequence ATGTATGTCGCCGTGAAAGGGGGAGAGAAAGCGATCGAGAATGCCCATCGCTTACAGGAAGATCTGCGTCGTGGGGATCGTGATATTCCGGAGATTGGCTGCCAGCAGGTTGAACAGCAGCTCGGGCTGGCGGTCGATCGCGTGATGACCGAAGGCGGAATTTACGATCGTGAACTGGCAGCACTGGCTATCAAGCAGGCCAGTGGCGATATAGTGGAAGCTATTTTTCTGCTGCGTGCGTATCGCACGACGCTGCCGCGCTTGGCCGACAGTCTGCCGCTAATAACGGCAAATATGCGCATTGAGCGGCGCATTTCGGCGGTCTACAAAGATGTGCCGGGCGGTCAGGTTCTCGGCCCTACCTACGATTACACTCACCGCTTGCTGGATTTCACGCTGCTTGCCAACGGTGACACACCCACGCCGTGCGTGGCGGATATACCGCTGGAAGCAACGTGCCCGCTGATATTTGATCTGATGACTCGCGAGGGTTTTGCCATCAGGGAAGAGGATGACGGCAGCGAACCGTGCGATATCACCCGCGACCCGCCGAGTTATCCCGCCCCGCGTTCGGCACGTCTGCAACAGCTGGTGCGGGGGGACGAAGGCTTTTTGCTGGCGTTGAGCTACTCGACGCAGCGCGGCTATGGTCGGACTCATCCCTTTGCCGGCGAGATTCGCACCGGCTTTGTCACGGTAGAGATTGTGCCGGAGGAGCTGGGCTTTCCGCTGGAAGTCGGTGAAATCCTGCTGACCGAGTGTGAAATGGTCAACGGGTTTACCGATCGGGATGAGGACGCGCCGCACTTTACCCGAGGCTACGGGTTGGTGTTTGGGCGCGCGGAGCGTAAAGCGATGTCGATGGCTCTGGTGGATCGCGCGCTGCAAACCGCAGAGCATCACGAACGGGTGACCAGCCCGGCGCAGGACGAAGAGTTTGTGCTGTCGCATGCGGATAACGTCGAGGCGGCAGGGTTTGTCTCTCACCTCAAATTGCCCCATTACGTCGATTTTCAGGCGGAGCTGGAGTTATTGAAACGTCTGCGTCAGGAGTATCAGGAGGGCAAAGATGCATGA
- the phnD gene encoding phosphonate ABC transporter substrate-binding protein, translating into MRKIFGLAMMLTSSLTVFSAAAAGMPKELNLGILGGQNATQQIGDNQCVKQFLDKELGVETRLRNASDYSGVIQGLLGGKVDLVLSMSPSSFASVYLKDPNAVDIVGIAVDDKDQSRGYHSVVVVKADSPYKKLEDLKGKSFGFADPDSTSGFLVPNQIFKQKFGGNNDNKYNNFFSSVTFSGGHEQDILGVLNGQFDGAVAWTSMVGDYNTGYTSGAFTRLIRMEHPNLMQQIRIIWQSPIIPNGPILVSNKLPADFKQRVITAVMKLDKEQHECFTKAMGGTQHIGPASLNDYQHIIDMKRELTQGNR; encoded by the coding sequence ATGAGAAAGATCTTTGGTTTGGCGATGATGTTGACCAGCTCACTAACCGTCTTCAGTGCGGCGGCGGCGGGGATGCCCAAGGAGCTGAATTTGGGTATTTTGGGCGGACAAAATGCGACACAGCAGATCGGTGATAACCAGTGCGTCAAACAGTTCCTTGATAAAGAGCTGGGGGTTGAGACTCGGTTGCGTAACGCTTCGGATTACTCCGGCGTCATTCAGGGGTTGCTGGGGGGAAAAGTCGATCTGGTTCTGAGCATGTCGCCGTCGTCTTTTGCCTCCGTTTATCTGAAAGATCCTAACGCGGTAGATATTGTTGGTATCGCCGTTGACGATAAGGATCAGTCACGCGGCTACCACTCTGTCGTGGTGGTCAAGGCCGACAGTCCATACAAAAAGCTGGAAGACCTGAAAGGGAAATCTTTTGGCTTTGCCGATCCCGATTCCACCTCAGGCTTTCTGGTGCCCAATCAGATATTCAAACAAAAATTTGGCGGGAATAACGATAACAAATACAACAATTTCTTTTCCAGCGTGACGTTTTCTGGCGGCCATGAGCAGGACATCCTGGGCGTATTGAACGGCCAATTTGATGGTGCTGTTGCCTGGACATCAATGGTCGGTGATTACAACACGGGCTATACTTCCGGCGCTTTTACTCGCCTGATCCGCATGGAACACCCGAATCTGATGCAGCAGATCCGAATTATCTGGCAATCCCCGATCATCCCTAACGGCCCGATTCTGGTCAGCAATAAGCTACCTGCTGATTTCAAGCAGAGGGTCATTACTGCGGTGATGAAGCTGGATAAAGAACAGCATGAATGCTTTACCAAGGCGATGGGCGGGACTCAGCATATCGGCCCGGCAAGCCTGAATGATTACCAACACATCATCGATATGAAACGCGAACTGACGCAGGGCAATCGCTGA
- the phnM gene encoding alpha-D-ribose 1-methylphosphonate 5-triphosphate diphosphatase encodes MIINNVHLVLENEVVYGSLDVQDGVITHVSNACSQQPGAFDGEGGFLLPGLVELHTDNLDKFFTPRPKVDWPAYSAMSSHDALMVANGITTVLDAIAVGDVRDGGHRFDNLNKMVEAIRQGQEKGLNRAEHWLHLRCELPYDATVPLFEQLMNTPDLLLVSLMDHSPGQRQYTSLQKYREYFQGKYHLSNLQMDAFEEEQRGLAACWSQPNRLAIAALCRKKGIALASHDDATVEHVNESLQVGCAIAEFPTTEAAARYSHDRGLLVLMGAPNVVRGGSHSGNVSASQLAQQGLLDILSSDYYPASLLDAAFRLAQDESNPYDLPRAITLLTRNPARAIGLHDRGVIAEGGRADLVLAHTLHGHVHIRHVWAKGQKVY; translated from the coding sequence ATGATTATCAATAATGTCCATTTGGTATTGGAAAATGAAGTGGTTTACGGATCGCTGGACGTGCAAGACGGCGTCATTACTCACGTTAGCAACGCATGTAGCCAGCAGCCGGGGGCTTTTGATGGCGAAGGGGGATTTCTGCTGCCGGGGCTGGTGGAGCTGCATACCGATAATCTCGATAAATTTTTTACCCCGCGGCCAAAAGTGGATTGGCCAGCCTATTCGGCCATGAGCAGCCATGATGCGCTGATGGTGGCGAATGGTATCACCACCGTGCTGGATGCGATTGCCGTGGGGGATGTGCGGGACGGTGGTCATCGCTTCGATAATCTCAATAAAATGGTTGAGGCGATCCGTCAGGGACAGGAAAAAGGACTAAACCGCGCTGAACACTGGCTGCACCTGCGCTGCGAACTACCGTATGACGCCACAGTCCCGCTGTTTGAACAACTGATGAATACCCCCGACCTGCTGCTGGTGTCATTGATGGATCACTCGCCCGGCCAGCGTCAGTACACATCGTTGCAGAAATACCGCGAGTATTTTCAGGGAAAATATCATCTCAGTAACCTACAGATGGACGCGTTTGAAGAAGAACAGAGGGGGTTGGCCGCTTGCTGGTCTCAGCCCAATCGGCTGGCGATTGCGGCACTCTGCCGTAAAAAAGGGATCGCATTAGCCAGCCATGACGATGCCACGGTAGAACACGTTAACGAATCCCTTCAAGTGGGCTGTGCGATTGCTGAATTTCCCACTACCGAGGCGGCGGCGAGATATTCACACGACCGAGGGTTGCTGGTGTTGATGGGCGCACCCAACGTGGTACGCGGCGGCTCGCATTCGGGCAACGTATCCGCCAGCCAACTGGCGCAGCAGGGCTTATTGGATATTCTCTCTTCTGATTATTACCCCGCTAGCCTGCTTGATGCTGCTTTTCGTCTGGCACAGGATGAGAGCAATCCTTATGACCTGCCGCGCGCCATCACCTTGCTGACGCGCAATCCTGCCCGCGCCATTGGATTACACGATCGCGGTGTGATTGCTGAAGGAGGGCGTGCCGATCTGGTTCTGGCCCATACGCTTCACGGCCATGTTCATATTCGTCATGTGTGGGCAAAAGGGCAGAAGGTGTACTAA
- a CDS encoding alpha-D-ribose 1-methylphosphonate 5-phosphate C-P-lyase PhnJ: MHELSGYNPGYLDEQTKRTIRRAILKAVAIPGYQVPFGGREMPMPYGWGTGGIQLTASLIGENDVLKVIDQGADDTTNAVSIRRFFQRVSGAVTTERTVEATLIQTRHRIPETPLKEDQILIYQVPIPDPLRFIEPREIETRKMHALEEYGIMQVKLYEDIARYGHIATTYAYPVKVNDRYVMDPSPIPKFDNPKMHRMPALQLFGAGREKRIYALPPYCDVKSLDFDDHPFCVQRWDQPCALCGSHDSYLDEIVIDDEGSRLFVCSDTDYCRQQQEKQSHESQ, from the coding sequence ATGCATGAGTTAAGCGGCTATAACCCCGGCTATCTTGATGAGCAAACCAAACGGACTATCCGGCGCGCTATTTTGAAGGCGGTGGCGATTCCCGGCTATCAGGTGCCGTTTGGTGGACGGGAAATGCCGATGCCCTATGGCTGGGGCACCGGCGGCATTCAGCTCACCGCCAGCCTGATTGGCGAAAACGATGTGCTGAAAGTGATCGATCAGGGCGCGGACGACACGACCAATGCTGTCTCTATTCGGCGTTTCTTCCAGCGCGTGAGCGGGGCGGTGACCACTGAACGCACCGTTGAGGCCACGCTAATTCAGACGCGCCACCGCATTCCTGAAACGCCGCTGAAAGAAGATCAAATCCTGATCTATCAGGTGCCGATCCCCGATCCGCTGCGCTTTATTGAGCCGCGTGAGATCGAAACACGCAAAATGCATGCGCTGGAAGAGTACGGCATCATGCAGGTGAAGCTGTACGAAGATATCGCCCGCTATGGTCATATTGCGACAACCTATGCGTATCCGGTGAAGGTAAACGATCGCTATGTGATGGACCCTTCGCCTATTCCAAAGTTTGATAACCCCAAAATGCATCGGATGCCCGCGCTGCAACTGTTTGGCGCAGGCAGAGAAAAACGCATTTATGCTTTGCCTCCCTACTGTGACGTGAAAAGTCTGGATTTTGACGATCACCCGTTCTGCGTTCAACGCTGGGATCAGCCCTGTGCGCTGTGCGGTTCGCATGACAGCTACCTTGATGAAATCGTGATAGATGATGAAGGATCGCGTCTGTTTGTCTGCTCCGATACCGACTATTGCCGTCAGCAGCAGGAGAAACAAAGCCATGAATCGCAGTGA